A section of the Chlorobiota bacterium genome encodes:
- a CDS encoding terminase, whose amino-acid sequence MLPNARVEGFDFSRRHKQRNQKPLWEPHPNNIPQQQALASAADEVFYGGSAGGGKTDLGLGAAVTAHHRSLILRREYPQARSIIERLREIVEDAGKLNENTGIYRLDTGQQIEIGSCVHEKDKNKYKGRPHDLKVFDEVTEFTRTQYEFIVRWNRSARAGQRCRVISTFNPPTTTEGSWVLEYLAPWIDKEHPHPANPGELRWFAVVNGETVEVPSGSPFEVDTPRGRETVHPRSRTFIPARLTDNPYLMADATYLANLQATPEPLRSQLLYGDMQIAVRDDEWQVVPSEWLQLSHLRWEAARKASGGKPGPLSAMGIDVARGGEDNTVIAKAYGRWIDDLLAVPGSQTKRGSDVADLVLREYETSDDLGLVPIVIDQIGVGGSAYDALEDGEHRVYGANAAAATGARSKQGNFGFYNVRAEMYWRLREALDPYSDDPIALPPDKLLDQEIKAHRFEKTVRGIKIVSKDEVKAAIGGRSPDRAEALALLVRAMQKV is encoded by the coding sequence GTGCTACCAAACGCCCGTGTTGAGGGATTCGACTTCTCGAGGCGGCACAAGCAGCGCAATCAGAAGCCGCTCTGGGAGCCGCACCCGAATAACATCCCACAACAACAGGCACTTGCATCCGCTGCCGATGAAGTGTTTTACGGGGGGAGCGCAGGGGGCGGAAAAACTGACTTGGGGTTAGGTGCTGCGGTGACAGCCCACCACCGCTCCCTTATCCTTCGCAGGGAGTACCCACAAGCTCGCAGCATCATTGAGCGGCTGCGTGAGATTGTCGAAGACGCTGGGAAGCTCAACGAGAACACCGGCATCTATCGGCTCGACACAGGTCAGCAAATCGAGATCGGAAGTTGCGTACACGAAAAAGACAAAAACAAGTACAAGGGGCGACCCCACGACTTGAAGGTCTTTGATGAGGTGACAGAGTTCACCCGAACGCAGTACGAGTTCATCGTCCGTTGGAACCGGTCAGCCCGTGCGGGGCAACGTTGCCGCGTCATCAGCACGTTCAACCCGCCAACGACAACCGAAGGCAGCTGGGTGTTGGAGTACCTCGCACCGTGGATAGACAAAGAGCACCCACACCCTGCCAACCCGGGCGAGTTGCGATGGTTCGCAGTGGTGAACGGTGAGACGGTGGAAGTGCCAAGCGGCAGCCCGTTTGAGGTTGACACGCCACGGGGAAGGGAGACGGTCCACCCTCGAAGCCGGACGTTCATCCCAGCACGCTTGACAGATAACCCGTACCTGATGGCAGACGCGACCTATCTGGCAAACCTTCAAGCAACGCCGGAGCCTCTTCGCAGCCAACTGCTTTACGGGGATATGCAAATCGCGGTGCGTGACGATGAATGGCAGGTTGTCCCGTCCGAGTGGTTGCAGCTTTCGCATCTCCGATGGGAAGCAGCACGCAAGGCAAGCGGTGGCAAGCCCGGGCCATTGAGCGCGATGGGGATAGACGTTGCCCGTGGGGGTGAAGACAACACGGTGATCGCGAAGGCGTACGGTCGTTGGATAGATGACCTTCTCGCAGTCCCAGGAAGTCAGACCAAGCGGGGAAGCGATGTTGCGGACCTTGTGCTGCGAGAGTATGAAACCAGTGACGACCTCGGTCTTGTGCCGATTGTCATTGACCAGATTGGCGTGGGTGGGAGTGCATACGATGCACTGGAAGACGGGGAACATCGAGTCTATGGAGCCAACGCAGCAGCAGCAACAGGGGCGCGGTCCAAACAAGGAAACTTTGGGTTCTACAACGTGCGGGCTGAAATGTACTGGCGGCTTCGCGAAGCGTTAGACCCTTACAGCGATGACCCTATCGCACTCCCACCGGATAAGCTGCTGGATCAAGAGATAAAGGCGCACCGCTTTGAGAAGACAGTGCGAGGGATCAAGATCGTCAGCAAGGACGAGGTAAAGGCAGCGATTGGCGGGCGAAGCCCCGACCGCGCCGAAGCCCTTGCGCTACTGGTTCGGGCAATGCAGAAAGTGTAA
- a CDS encoding phage portal protein, translating into MATLRTYLTAIGERVASAVLRRSSPMMAGRWFASRYGAATLRTHLDRFFGVSYACIEQRAEARAGLEWKVYVRDPKEQGGKKEAPADHWMALLMENPNPLIPWLTWEDIQKAIEHWQSIAGAAFLWMPREGKRVPQSIWVIPATLVTVLPSKQGGQLIGGYEVWTPTGPMPVPTEELCFLPLMAPSGTMEGQWLRGRSRITAALADIDVGHYVREHLTNHFRNGAIPPLFIESQSEVRPADRKTFVQEFLQEHQGTDNVWKPLYLPGNAKAVIADATGNLRNLSEMTENVDRRVAMIFRVPWGILTGTYDAAAPAASFKGQWHTLQRSIDPDAKRSAKALTRFLQLADPNVIIGYEPIEWDNPEEVRLDEVHRLDNGLATINDLRRERGLEESPEPLADMLLPRPDLLAAYNTLQAPKAPDPTQLPPAPPNAQPAQQEAAQQGDTEQPTPASGDVENAMTARTMRMLLADTARSEPVRAALWLRKDDARAEYAALLKRTIQRELRALEKEVLGSIRSFTRDEDERKDPFNAADAKKAWEKSTANDRAALVDWSMRDAFDTVDKDWDELRSDFDKQVERAVDKSSSLIKEPVDTIHREMQELLRKMKDRPEAEVSKAIQASFETYSESRADLIAQTTAAVTINASQKEAWQGLDFKRAWLTRRDKRVRGAHKIDGQVEDDEGMFTQADGTRTEYPNQPRERCYTLPDVAQTNPQAG; encoded by the coding sequence ATGGCAACCCTACGAACATACCTTACAGCGATTGGCGAGCGGGTCGCATCAGCAGTGTTGCGGCGAAGCTCTCCCATGATGGCAGGCCGTTGGTTCGCCAGCCGATACGGAGCCGCCACCCTTCGCACTCACCTCGACCGCTTCTTCGGAGTGAGTTACGCTTGCATTGAGCAAAGGGCCGAAGCCCGTGCGGGGTTGGAGTGGAAGGTGTACGTTCGCGACCCCAAAGAGCAAGGGGGGAAGAAAGAGGCTCCAGCCGATCACTGGATGGCGTTGCTGATGGAGAACCCGAATCCACTGATCCCGTGGTTGACGTGGGAAGATATTCAGAAGGCAATCGAGCACTGGCAAAGCATCGCAGGGGCTGCGTTCCTTTGGATGCCGAGAGAGGGGAAGCGCGTACCGCAATCAATCTGGGTGATCCCCGCGACGTTGGTGACGGTACTCCCAAGCAAGCAAGGGGGGCAGCTAATCGGCGGTTATGAGGTCTGGACACCAACGGGGCCGATGCCTGTTCCTACCGAAGAGCTTTGCTTCTTGCCGCTGATGGCTCCATCGGGGACGATGGAAGGGCAATGGCTTCGCGGTCGCAGCCGCATCACCGCAGCCCTTGCGGATATTGACGTGGGTCACTACGTCCGTGAACACCTAACCAACCACTTCCGCAACGGAGCAATCCCGCCGCTGTTCATCGAATCCCAGTCAGAGGTGCGACCTGCTGACCGCAAGACCTTCGTACAAGAGTTCTTGCAGGAACATCAGGGGACGGATAACGTGTGGAAGCCCCTTTACTTACCGGGCAACGCAAAAGCCGTCATTGCTGATGCGACGGGCAACCTTCGCAACCTCTCGGAGATGACGGAGAACGTGGACCGACGCGTGGCAATGATCTTCCGCGTGCCGTGGGGTATCCTAACCGGAACCTACGATGCCGCCGCTCCAGCTGCGAGCTTCAAAGGTCAGTGGCACACACTCCAGCGCTCCATTGATCCCGACGCGAAACGAAGCGCAAAGGCGCTAACGCGATTCTTGCAGTTGGCAGACCCCAACGTCATCATTGGGTACGAGCCGATAGAGTGGGACAACCCCGAAGAGGTTCGGCTGGATGAAGTCCACCGTCTCGATAACGGGTTGGCAACGATTAACGACCTGCGACGGGAACGGGGACTGGAAGAGTCGCCCGAACCGCTGGCAGATATGTTGCTCCCCCGTCCCGACCTTCTTGCCGCCTACAATACCCTACAAGCCCCGAAAGCTCCAGACCCTACCCAACTACCGCCCGCACCACCAAACGCGCAACCAGCGCAACAGGAAGCGGCACAGCAAGGGGATACAGAGCAACCCACGCCAGCAAGCGGTGATGTAGAGAACGCGATGACCGCCCGCACCATGCGGATGCTACTGGCAGACACAGCGAGATCGGAGCCTGTTCGTGCCGCGCTATGGTTGCGCAAGGATGACGCACGTGCTGAGTATGCCGCGCTATTGAAGCGGACCATCCAGCGCGAGCTTCGTGCATTGGAGAAGGAAGTCCTGGGGAGTATCCGGTCCTTTACCCGTGATGAAGATGAGCGCAAAGACCCGTTCAACGCAGCGGATGCGAAGAAGGCGTGGGAGAAGTCAACAGCGAACGACCGCGCTGCCTTAGTGGACTGGTCTATGCGTGACGCGTTCGACACGGTTGACAAGGATTGGGATGAGCTACGCTCGGACTTTGACAAGCAAGTGGAGCGGGCTGTTGACAAAAGTTCTTCCCTTATCAAGGAACCAGTGGACACGATTCATCGCGAGATGCAGGAGTTGCTTCGCAAGATGAAAGACCGACCGGAAGCAGAGGTATCCAAAGCGATCCAGGCTTCCTTCGAGACCTACTCCGAATCGCGTGCCGATTTGATTGCACAGACCACGGCAGCAGTCACGATAAACGCCAGCCAAAAAGAGGCATGGCAAGGGCTGGACTTCAAACGTGCATGGTTGACCCGTCGCGATAAGCGAGTCCGTGGAGCGCATAAGATAGACGGGCAGGTTGAAGATGACGAAGGGATGTTCACCCAAGCAGATGGGACGCGGACAGAGTACCCCAACCAACCACGGGAGCGCTGCTACACGCTTCCAGACGTAGCACAAACCAACCCGCAGGCGGGGTAA
- a CDS encoding type I-E CRISPR-associated protein Cas6/Cse3/CasE gives MHHADLLRPAGHARLTNDLQDPYSLHQTLRRIFGATSHLPSECVERAVLVRSESAGDYATLAEGYLHKKAEIEEPIVERGGVHKLRFCVNPTRCESRTGKRFGLKGSRSQEQWAGEQLRRAGFEVIRLERVQEEWLQGSNGARLLAVDFRGVVVITDEERAKEAVAKGIGRGKAWGCGMVVLT, from the coding sequence TTGCATCATGCTGACCTACTTAGACCTGCTGGACACGCAAGGCTGACGAACGACCTGCAAGACCCGTACAGCCTGCACCAGACGCTGCGCCGCATATTCGGGGCAACATCTCACCTACCGAGTGAATGCGTGGAGCGTGCGGTGCTTGTGCGCTCCGAGAGTGCTGGGGACTATGCCACGCTTGCCGAAGGATACCTACACAAGAAGGCAGAGATTGAAGAGCCAATCGTTGAGCGTGGGGGCGTTCACAAGCTGCGGTTTTGTGTCAACCCAACGAGGTGCGAGTCACGGACGGGGAAGCGGTTCGGGTTGAAGGGGTCACGCTCGCAAGAGCAATGGGCAGGGGAGCAGCTGCGGCGTGCGGGCTTTGAGGTGATCCGCTTGGAGAGGGTGCAAGAGGAATGGCTGCAAGGGAGCAACGGCGCACGCCTGCTTGCTGTTGACTTCCGTGGGGTGGTAGTCATCACCGATGAAGAGAGAGCCAAAGAAGCGGTGGCGAAGGGGATAGGGAGGGGAAAGGCTTGGGGGTGTGGGATGGTAGTCCTCACCTAA
- a CDS encoding DUF882 domain-containing protein, translating into MPVKRYSVTTDGDQPVGRHFKVSEFACRDGSDTVLISSETVELLDKIREYYDAPVHINSGYRTPTYNRSIGGAKHSQHMLGTAADFVVRGKTPQEVQRDLKAGKIFGEHMGGLGCYRSFTHIDTGPKRRWQG; encoded by the coding sequence ATGCCAGTCAAGCGTTACAGCGTTACCACTGACGGGGATCAGCCCGTGGGGCGGCACTTCAAGGTGAGCGAGTTCGCTTGCCGTGATGGGTCGGATACGGTGCTGATCTCTTCAGAGACGGTGGAACTTCTGGACAAGATTCGGGAGTACTACGACGCGCCGGTTCATATTAACAGCGGATACCGAACCCCAACCTACAACCGCTCCATTGGTGGCGCGAAACACTCGCAGCACATGCTTGGCACGGCGGCGGACTTTGTGGTGCGAGGCAAGACACCGCAAGAGGTGCAACGAGACCTCAAAGCAGGAAAGATATTCGGGGAGCACATGGGCGGGCTTGGATGTTATCGGAGCTTCACCCACATAGACACCGGACCCAAACGGAGATGGCAGGGATGA